A genomic window from Pelagicoccus albus includes:
- a CDS encoding acyltransferase, with amino-acid sequence MDNTARNEGIDSFRLLACFSVISLHIGYYRTLPDWAGVLIRLSGRWAVPFFFIVSGYFLATKTKPDRCVKSLIRAGSIFAIASVFLIPLVLVQTDLRHALMKIFSIEVITGGTYYHLWFLSALTFCLLFFLACDYWKLSRYFGAFTLISLTSSLVLGVYNPFEPYGLELGRYVSGIGFIIIGMHLRNSNLGIRFAICLVVLGFLLQIVEAYGIKHYLGKDPHSPQILIGTIPFAIGMFIIAKSLNFKGSAHLANLGRTHALPVYIFHVYVVWAITEIVLKMGYPPIIRDVLVVPLTFLITLNLSIAVEKFAPRLFNLMSGDLSIILPSKPKAKTTLASE; translated from the coding sequence ATGGATAACACAGCAAGGAACGAGGGCATCGATAGCTTTCGCCTGCTAGCGTGTTTTTCAGTTATTAGCCTCCACATCGGCTACTATCGCACCTTACCCGATTGGGCAGGCGTTTTAATAAGGCTTTCAGGGCGGTGGGCCGTTCCTTTCTTCTTTATCGTTTCCGGATACTTTTTGGCGACCAAGACCAAGCCAGATCGTTGCGTGAAGTCTCTTATAAGAGCAGGTTCTATATTCGCGATCGCCTCAGTGTTCCTGATCCCGTTGGTGTTAGTGCAAACCGACCTCCGTCACGCACTGATGAAGATTTTCAGCATAGAAGTAATAACAGGCGGGACCTATTACCACCTCTGGTTTTTGAGCGCCCTAACGTTCTGTCTGCTTTTTTTCCTGGCGTGCGACTACTGGAAGTTATCGCGATACTTCGGAGCTTTCACATTGATCTCGTTAACTTCGAGCCTAGTCCTAGGGGTATACAACCCATTCGAACCCTATGGTCTAGAACTCGGCAGATATGTATCCGGAATAGGATTCATTATAATTGGAATGCATCTGCGAAACTCAAATCTGGGTATTCGCTTTGCCATATGCTTAGTGGTGCTGGGATTTCTCCTCCAAATCGTTGAGGCGTATGGAATAAAGCACTACTTAGGAAAAGACCCGCACTCTCCCCAGATCCTAATCGGAACAATACCGTTCGCAATCGGCATGTTCATAATCGCAAAATCCTTGAATTTCAAGGGATCCGCCCATCTTGCAAATCTAGGGAGAACACACGCTCTTCCGGTTTACATATTTCACGTTTATGTTGTCTGGGCCATCACCGAGATCGTTTTAAAGATGGGATACCCGCCGATTATCAGAGATGTTCTGGTTGTTCCGCTCACCTTTCTTATCACTTTGAACCTAAGCATCGCAGTAGAAAAATTCGCTCCGCGCTTGTTCAATTTGATGAGCGGAGACCTATCCATTATTTTACCAAGCAAGCCTAAGGCGAAAACAACCCTAGCCAGTGAATAA